A stretch of the Mesorhizobium sp. Pch-S genome encodes the following:
- a CDS encoding iron-containing alcohol dehydrogenase yields the protein MKGSLTSDTTASEIDAATAAEGRYQALPLKTVIWGEGSRFRIGEELDRLRKPRALLITTKSLEAEGGLLRGLIGALQHRFCGLAQTVPAHVPLTSVLAIAELARRSDIDVLVAFGGGSVIDAAKAVSHVLSNEQDHAPLVGAVPTTLSGAEFSHFFGMTEKDGEETFKRSFAEISATPALVVLDPAVTAATPEALWLSSGIKALDHAIEGLLCSPTPQITDTLALAGIQRMVRALSSPEWRAVPVRLEAQLAAWSCYFAAANVQFGLSHRIGHVLGGSFGVPHSLTSCITLAPVMEAFAAIDPERLNTIAAALAPADSYAGHGSTDPWEAALRLRELVIRLRLPTRLQDIGFAQSTTLKIAALVAERYPAAAERLGPGWRQELPRLIEAMY from the coding sequence ATGAAAGGCTCACTTACCAGCGACACGACGGCGTCAGAAATTGACGCCGCCACTGCTGCCGAGGGCCGTTATCAGGCCCTTCCGCTCAAAACGGTGATCTGGGGCGAGGGAAGCCGTTTTCGCATCGGCGAAGAACTCGATCGCCTTCGAAAACCTCGAGCTCTGTTGATCACCACCAAGAGCCTGGAAGCAGAGGGCGGTCTGCTGCGAGGGCTCATCGGAGCCCTTCAGCATCGGTTTTGTGGACTTGCGCAAACGGTTCCGGCCCATGTCCCTCTGACGTCAGTACTCGCGATCGCCGAGCTTGCCCGTCGGAGCGACATTGACGTGCTCGTCGCGTTCGGCGGTGGAAGTGTGATCGACGCGGCAAAAGCGGTTTCGCACGTCCTTTCGAACGAGCAAGATCACGCTCCTCTTGTCGGCGCCGTGCCAACGACGCTGTCCGGAGCCGAGTTCTCGCATTTCTTCGGGATGACGGAGAAGGACGGGGAGGAAACGTTCAAACGCAGTTTCGCAGAAATTTCCGCGACCCCGGCTCTTGTCGTTCTTGATCCGGCTGTAACCGCTGCCACACCCGAAGCGCTATGGCTGAGTTCGGGGATCAAGGCGCTCGACCACGCGATCGAGGGGTTGCTCTGCTCCCCTACCCCGCAAATTACGGATACCCTGGCTTTGGCTGGCATTCAGCGGATGGTCCGAGCTCTATCGTCACCCGAATGGAGAGCCGTCCCGGTACGCCTCGAAGCGCAGCTCGCTGCCTGGAGTTGCTACTTTGCTGCCGCGAATGTGCAATTTGGCCTCAGCCATCGCATCGGTCACGTTCTTGGTGGATCGTTCGGAGTTCCACACAGCCTCACATCGTGCATCACTTTGGCTCCAGTGATGGAAGCTTTTGCAGCAATCGATCCGGAGCGCCTAAACACGATCGCTGCGGCGCTAGCCCCAGCGGATTCCTATGCCGGACATGGCAGTACGGATCCTTGGGAAGCGGCCCTCAGATTGAGGGAGCTTGTCATCCGGCTAAGACTGCCGACGCGTCTGCAAGACATCGGTTTCGCGCAAAGCACAACTCTCAAAATCGCGGCTCTCGTTGCCGAACGATACCCCGCTGCGGCCGAGCGCCTGGGGCCAGGATGGCGCCAGGAACTCCCACGCCTTATCGAAGCAATGTACTAG
- a CDS encoding VOC family protein yields MAQDARVRGYHHVTFCVGSAQEDYDFHVKALGLRLGKKTVLFDGQEPIYHLYYGNGSGDEGTLLTSFPMSWRPRGQRGSGQVTSITLSAPAGSLSFWKQRLTNHGYHTEYIERFGERRVVFDHPAGIEYEIMESVSSEPSPWTGAGVDGEVAIRSIGAVTVSARDIPEFDAFLKDGMGFAQIASDGPHYRYAIDDGTSGKILEVLHEPEMPQGTWTFAQGVVHHIAFDMGDRQTQQNLKLHLEGLGFTDVSEPKDRNYFTSVYFRTPAGVLFEAAVTNEGGWLKDETLDSLGDKILLPPWLESERGNIIPRLEPIVAEPAILAD; encoded by the coding sequence ATGGCTCAAGATGCACGCGTACGCGGCTACCATCACGTAACGTTCTGTGTCGGTAGTGCCCAAGAAGATTACGATTTCCACGTGAAGGCGTTAGGACTGCGCCTGGGAAAGAAAACGGTTCTCTTCGATGGCCAAGAACCTATCTATCACTTGTACTACGGCAATGGTTCGGGTGACGAAGGCACACTCCTGACCTCCTTCCCCATGAGCTGGCGGCCTCGAGGTCAACGGGGTTCGGGACAGGTAACCTCGATCACTCTGTCTGCTCCTGCAGGAAGTTTGTCATTCTGGAAGCAGCGTCTCACCAATCACGGTTATCACACGGAATACATTGAACGCTTCGGCGAACGCCGTGTCGTCTTCGATCATCCGGCAGGCATCGAATACGAGATCATGGAAAGCGTCTCATCTGAACCCTCACCATGGACTGGCGCAGGAGTGGATGGTGAGGTTGCCATCCGCTCTATCGGAGCCGTTACCGTCTCGGCGCGTGATATCCCAGAATTCGACGCTTTCCTGAAGGACGGTATGGGTTTCGCACAGATCGCGTCCGACGGCCCACACTATCGCTATGCCATCGACGACGGAACTTCCGGGAAAATACTCGAAGTTTTACATGAGCCGGAAATGCCCCAGGGAACGTGGACGTTCGCGCAGGGGGTTGTCCATCACATAGCATTCGACATGGGTGATCGCCAAACGCAGCAAAATCTGAAACTCCACCTGGAGGGTCTCGGGTTCACAGATGTCTCCGAGCCGAAGGACCGCAACTACTTCACCTCAGTCTACTTCCGAACTCCAGCAGGCGTGTTGTTCGAAGCGGCGGTAACCAATGAAGGCGGCTGGTTGAAGGATGAGACCCTCGATTCGCTCGGCGACAAGATCCTTCTGCCGCCATGGCTCGAGAGCGAAAGGGGAAATATCATCCCGCGCCTTGAACCCATCGTCGCGGAGCCGGCCATATTGGCGGACTGA
- the wrbA gene encoding NAD(P)H:quinone oxidoreductase, with amino-acid sequence MAKILVLYYSAYGHIETMAHAIAEGARAAGAEVAIKRVPELVPEMIAHQAGYHLDQSAPIAMVEELPTYDAIIFGTPTRYGMMAAQMKNFLDQTGGLWFENKLVGKVGGVFTSTASQHGGQEATILSFHTVLLHLGMIVVGLPYSYPGLTNMDEIVGGSSYGASTLSGNDDSRQPSDIELEGARFQGRHIAEVAAKLAG; translated from the coding sequence ATGGCAAAGATCTTGGTTCTATATTATTCAGCTTATGGTCATATCGAGACCATGGCGCACGCGATTGCCGAAGGTGCCCGAGCGGCTGGTGCGGAGGTCGCGATCAAGCGTGTTCCGGAGTTGGTTCCGGAAATGATCGCACACCAAGCAGGATATCATCTCGATCAATCTGCGCCAATCGCCATGGTCGAAGAGCTTCCGACCTATGATGCTATCATTTTCGGGACGCCGACCCGTTACGGAATGATGGCAGCTCAGATGAAGAACTTCCTGGATCAGACCGGCGGTCTGTGGTTCGAGAACAAATTGGTAGGGAAGGTCGGCGGCGTTTTCACCTCGACAGCCTCCCAGCATGGTGGACAGGAAGCCACGATCCTCAGCTTCCACACCGTCTTGCTCCATCTTGGAATGATCGTTGTCGGCCTGCCTTATAGTTATCCTGGTCTGACGAACATGGACGAGATCGTCGGCGGTTCCTCTTATGGAGCCTCTACACTGTCCGGCAACGATGACAGCCGGCAGCCTTCGGATATTGAACTCGAAGGTGCGCGTTTCCAGGGAAGACATATCGCGGAGGTCGCGGCGAAACTGGCGGGTTGA
- a CDS encoding isocitrate lyase/phosphoenolpyruvate mutase family protein: MSKATRLRRAMVEQGLVHIMATHSPLSAILAEQAGFDGLWASGFELSALYGLPDMSLISMTQHLEMLRAVAGRTSLPIVADIDTGYGNAINVIHAVREYERAGASAVVIEDKSFPKVTSLAVDGNHDLVRVEEFQGKIEAAIATRSDPDFLVIARTEALIAGLGEAEALSRARAYEQAGADMILVHSKKKDPGEIESFSKAWNGNIPLVIVPNAYPELSTARIRALGNIRMIIYGNYAIRAAATAMRETFLRVIADGGVQQVHRDLLPVEDVFRLQGMESVRTDEQRFLR; the protein is encoded by the coding sequence ATGAGCAAAGCGACACGCTTGCGCCGGGCAATGGTCGAGCAGGGCCTGGTCCACATCATGGCGACACACAGCCCATTGTCGGCCATCCTTGCCGAGCAGGCCGGGTTCGACGGATTGTGGGCATCGGGCTTCGAGCTCTCGGCGCTCTACGGGCTTCCCGACATGAGCCTGATCTCGATGACCCAGCATCTCGAAATGCTTCGAGCCGTTGCCGGCAGGACATCCCTGCCGATCGTCGCCGACATCGACACCGGATACGGCAACGCCATCAACGTCATTCACGCGGTGCGGGAATATGAACGGGCGGGTGCCAGCGCAGTCGTCATCGAGGACAAATCATTCCCGAAGGTCACAAGCCTCGCCGTTGACGGCAATCATGACCTGGTTCGTGTGGAGGAATTCCAGGGCAAGATCGAAGCTGCGATCGCCACGCGATCGGATCCTGACTTCCTCGTCATCGCGCGCACCGAAGCGCTGATTGCCGGGTTGGGCGAGGCCGAAGCCCTGTCGCGTGCCCGCGCCTATGAACAGGCTGGGGCCGACATGATCCTGGTCCACTCCAAGAAGAAGGATCCTGGCGAGATCGAGAGCTTCTCGAAGGCCTGGAATGGCAACATCCCCCTGGTTATTGTCCCCAACGCCTACCCGGAGCTCAGCACGGCACGCATACGCGCACTCGGCAACATTCGTATGATCATCTATGGGAACTACGCGATCCGTGCCGCCGCTACGGCCATGAGGGAGACATTCCTTCGCGTGATCGCGGATGGCGGGGTCCAGCAGGTGCATCGGGACCTGCTGCCCGTGGAGGATGTCTTCCGGCTGCAGGGGATGGAAAGCGTCCGCACCGACGAGCAGCGCTTCCTGCGATAG
- a CDS encoding pyridoxal phosphate-dependent aminotransferase yields MTARATALRNGGVSVIVLSQGEPDFPTPPSIRDAGVRAIGEGLTRYTAVAGVLPLRQAICAKLRRDYQLDYDVDQVTVGCGAKQVIFNALYASLDAGDEVIIPTPCWVSYPDMVALAGATAILVPCEPEHGFKLRPEALAAAITERTKWLVLNSPSNPTGAVYSARELAALAEVLRDHPQVHVLSDDIYEKLIYDVAFATILAVAPELSERVLIVNGVSKANAMTGWRVGYAAGPMHLIKAMNTIQGQTSSHTSSISQYAAIEAIGGDQCHVADFRAEFQKRRDLVVDLLNQAPGLTCAVPDGAFYVFPSCAGLIGKRTAQGKLITCDTDFTNYLLDDFGIATVPGSAFLAPSFLRISYASSRTELDLACKRIIDACEALR; encoded by the coding sequence ATGACCGCGCGCGCCACGGCTCTGAGGAACGGTGGAGTCAGCGTCATCGTGCTTAGCCAGGGTGAGCCGGATTTCCCGACTCCGCCATCGATCCGCGACGCTGGCGTGCGCGCCATCGGCGAAGGCCTCACGCGCTACACGGCAGTTGCCGGCGTCCTGCCGCTGCGCCAGGCAATCTGCGCCAAACTCAGGCGCGATTATCAGCTGGACTACGATGTCGATCAGGTCACGGTCGGCTGCGGCGCCAAGCAGGTCATCTTCAATGCACTGTATGCGAGCCTGGATGCCGGCGACGAAGTGATCATTCCAACCCCATGCTGGGTTTCCTATCCCGATATGGTGGCCCTGGCAGGTGCAACGGCGATCCTGGTGCCATGCGAACCGGAACACGGCTTCAAGCTCAGGCCGGAAGCCCTTGCAGCCGCCATCACGGAACGCACGAAGTGGCTGGTGTTGAATTCGCCCAGCAACCCGACCGGCGCCGTCTATTCGGCACGTGAGCTTGCGGCATTGGCCGAGGTCCTGAGGGATCACCCGCAGGTGCATGTCCTCTCGGACGACATCTACGAGAAGCTTATCTATGATGTTGCCTTCGCCACCATCCTTGCCGTCGCTCCGGAGCTTTCCGAGCGCGTTCTGATCGTGAACGGCGTCTCGAAGGCGAATGCGATGACGGGTTGGCGGGTGGGTTACGCTGCCGGACCGATGCACCTCATCAAGGCGATGAATACGATCCAGGGCCAGACGTCATCGCACACCAGCTCGATCTCCCAATACGCTGCGATCGAAGCCATCGGCGGTGACCAGTGTCATGTCGCGGACTTCAGGGCAGAATTTCAGAAGCGGCGTGATCTTGTCGTCGACCTTCTCAACCAGGCACCGGGCTTGACCTGCGCCGTGCCGGACGGCGCCTTCTATGTATTTCCGTCATGCGCGGGATTGATCGGCAAACGCACCGCGCAGGGAAAGCTCATCACCTGCGACACCGACTTCACGAACTATCTTCTCGACGACTTCGGTATCGCGACCGTGCCAGGGTCTGCCTTCCTGGCGCCATCCTTCCTGCGAATTTCATATGCGTCGTCGCGGACCGAACTCGATCTGGCCTGCAAACGCATCATCGATGCGTGTGAGGCACTGAGGTGA
- a CDS encoding LysR family transcriptional regulator → MPEGQESLPLNSVRAFAVIARERSVTRAAAVLGIAQSAVSRHLAVLEAYLGSKLVERRGRNSELTAFGRLFATAVSEPLDTIYFTAQRMKRRQSDVNRILVRTSLPTFASTLLIPNIQAFSTEAGGAVVDVVTTLSQPTSADNFDVLITRDLALAEPSDRWVLLNEDLVCVGSPRQVSGKDIDIVTRVPIVSITSRPDVLPTWLRGMDIRQDDIKLGARYDHHYLALPAIAHGRSLLVTPEVLVRDLIRQGLLEVVRGTRTPSGMQYHAHAVDRSQNLDLARMFCRWLVRLCREEPAKAKSG, encoded by the coding sequence TTGCCCGAGGGACAAGAATCGTTGCCGCTCAATTCCGTGCGCGCTTTTGCCGTCATCGCGCGCGAAAGGAGCGTGACCCGGGCCGCCGCGGTGCTGGGCATCGCGCAAAGCGCCGTCAGCAGGCATCTCGCCGTTCTCGAGGCTTACCTTGGCTCGAAACTTGTCGAGCGGCGGGGACGCAATTCGGAACTCACCGCTTTCGGCAGGCTCTTCGCAACCGCGGTCAGCGAGCCGCTCGACACGATCTATTTTACAGCGCAGCGCATGAAGCGCCGGCAATCGGACGTGAACCGCATTCTTGTCAGGACGTCGCTGCCAACCTTCGCCTCGACGCTCCTCATCCCGAATATCCAGGCGTTTTCAACGGAGGCCGGTGGTGCCGTCGTGGACGTTGTCACGACGCTCTCCCAGCCGACATCCGCCGACAACTTCGATGTGCTGATCACACGTGATCTTGCCCTTGCCGAGCCTTCCGACAGATGGGTTCTTCTCAACGAGGATCTGGTTTGTGTCGGGTCTCCGCGACAGGTCTCCGGCAAGGACATCGACATCGTCACGCGCGTTCCGATCGTTTCCATAACGTCACGCCCCGATGTCCTGCCCACCTGGCTGAGGGGGATGGACATCCGTCAGGACGATATCAAGCTGGGGGCCCGTTACGATCATCATTATCTGGCGCTTCCGGCGATCGCACACGGCAGAAGCCTGCTGGTGACCCCGGAAGTCCTTGTTCGCGACCTGATCAGGCAGGGACTGCTGGAGGTCGTCAGGGGCACACGCACACCGAGCGGCATGCAGTATCACGCCCACGCGGTGGATCGCAGCCAGAACCTGGACCTGGCACGGATGTTCTGCAGATGGCTGGTGCGCCTGTGCCGCGAGGAACCGGCAAAGGCGAAGTCGGGCTGA
- a CDS encoding ABC transporter ATP-binding protein, producing MLTANSQGRRAGLIGPDVGPNIARLHLRPDEAAAPVASPVPLIEIRNLTVSFGGARILRGIDLAIDAGESIGVIGGSGSGKSITWLAAMGLLPKTAQIGGSVLLRGNEILGASRSTLERLRGGTIGIVFQDAAAALNPVRSVGWQIAEVLRLHRGMTGQPAQEEAKRLLDQVGIPEARRRLSSYPFELSGGQNQRVMIAMALAARPAILIADEPTTGLDVTIQAQILDLLRALRRDMGMALVMISHDLGVVADVCERTYVMDAGVVVEEISIRDLHRSAKHSYTRRLVAAAPAWNTGRNPADHAPSPDRVSVKATVENAA from the coding sequence ATGTTGACTGCAAATTCTCAGGGCCGGCGTGCCGGCCTCATTGGTCCGGACGTCGGGCCGAACATCGCCCGCCTGCATCTCCGGCCGGATGAGGCGGCTGCGCCTGTCGCCAGCCCCGTTCCGTTGATCGAGATTCGAAATCTGACCGTTTCCTTTGGCGGCGCGCGCATCCTGCGCGGCATCGACCTCGCCATCGACGCTGGCGAAAGCATCGGCGTGATAGGCGGAAGCGGAAGTGGCAAGTCGATAACCTGGCTCGCCGCAATGGGCCTTTTGCCCAAGACCGCACAAATCGGCGGAAGTGTCCTGCTTCGTGGCAACGAGATCCTCGGCGCTTCCCGGTCGACGCTGGAGCGTCTGCGCGGCGGGACAATCGGCATCGTCTTCCAGGATGCCGCGGCAGCGCTCAACCCGGTTCGTAGCGTCGGCTGGCAGATTGCCGAGGTGCTTCGTCTGCATCGCGGCATGACCGGCCAGCCTGCGCAGGAAGAAGCGAAGCGGTTGCTGGACCAGGTCGGGATTCCGGAAGCCAGACGGCGGCTCAGCTCCTATCCATTCGAACTCTCGGGTGGTCAGAACCAGCGTGTCATGATCGCGATGGCGCTGGCCGCACGACCGGCCATCCTAATCGCTGACGAGCCGACGACCGGTCTCGACGTGACGATCCAGGCCCAGATTCTCGATCTGCTGCGGGCGCTTCGGCGGGACATGGGAATGGCGCTTGTGATGATCTCACACGACCTAGGCGTCGTCGCTGATGTTTGTGAGCGGACCTATGTCATGGATGCCGGTGTTGTCGTCGAAGAGATTTCGATCCGGGATCTCCACAGATCGGCGAAGCATTCCTACACAAGGCGGCTGGTCGCTGCAGCTCCGGCCTGGAACACCGGCAGGAACCCGGCGGATCACGCACCATCGCCAGACCGGGTATCGGTCAAGGCTACTGTCGAAAACGCCGCATGA
- a CDS encoding ABC transporter ATP-binding protein, protein MTAVPLVEARDLVKTYGSRRPLTSKGQPVRAVNGVTLKLQRGETLGLVGESGCGKSTLGRLILGLEAADSGSVDFDGSPLAPPGSAEWRRSRARMQMVFQDPLSALDRLLPIAAQIREPLVIHRFGSQAQMDERVGDLLNAVGLTAAQGKRLPGELSGGQRQRAVLARALATSPDLLVCDEPTSALDMLVQAQVLDLFAEIQSVSGVAILFISHDLRALRQVSDRVAVMYLGGIVEEGPTRQVLEAPRHPYTQALISSVPGVHGLNPNRILLRGEPPSPTQRQPGCAFHPRCAGAVHACGQTVPAFRPASSPSHRVACHLLPTGGTPAAIARTVA, encoded by the coding sequence ATGACCGCCGTTCCCCTCGTCGAGGCCAGAGACCTCGTAAAGACCTACGGATCGCGCAGGCCCCTGACGAGCAAAGGGCAGCCGGTGCGCGCGGTCAACGGCGTCACGTTGAAGCTTCAGCGCGGCGAAACGCTCGGTCTCGTCGGAGAGTCCGGGTGTGGCAAATCCACGCTCGGGCGCCTGATTCTTGGCCTTGAGGCAGCCGATAGCGGCAGCGTGGACTTCGATGGCAGCCCTCTCGCCCCGCCTGGCAGCGCGGAATGGCGCCGGTCTCGCGCGCGCATGCAAATGGTGTTTCAGGATCCGCTGTCGGCGCTGGACCGCTTGCTGCCGATCGCTGCGCAGATCCGTGAACCACTGGTGATCCACAGGTTCGGATCGCAGGCCCAGATGGATGAGCGTGTGGGCGACCTGCTAAACGCCGTCGGCCTCACTGCGGCTCAGGGAAAGCGATTGCCCGGCGAACTGTCAGGCGGCCAGAGGCAGCGCGCCGTGCTGGCAAGGGCGCTGGCGACGTCGCCGGATCTGTTGGTGTGCGACGAACCGACCTCGGCACTGGATATGCTGGTCCAGGCGCAGGTTCTCGACCTTTTCGCAGAAATCCAATCGGTATCGGGCGTGGCGATCCTGTTCATAAGCCATGACCTGCGCGCGCTCCGTCAGGTCAGCGACCGCGTGGCGGTGATGTACCTCGGCGGCATCGTCGAAGAAGGGCCGACCAGACAGGTGCTGGAGGCGCCACGCCATCCCTACACGCAGGCCCTGATCTCATCCGTGCCCGGTGTTCACGGATTGAACCCCAACCGTATCCTGCTTCGTGGCGAGCCGCCAAGCCCGACACAGCGGCAGCCCGGCTGTGCATTCCATCCGCGCTGTGCGGGTGCTGTCCACGCTTGCGGCCAGACGGTTCCGGCATTTCGTCCCGCTTCCAGCCCGTCCCACCGGGTCGCGTGCCACCTGCTGCCGACGGGCGGCACGCCGGCGGCCATCGCGAGGACAGTCGCATGA
- a CDS encoding ABC transporter permease produces MTFVVVRLARALLTILIVVSFAFVVLRLSGDPALAILTNEAPPEALLAFRQSWGLDQPVLVQYLTYLRTILSGDLGVSMRDGRDAFTVVAERIPITLAITIPALVISIAIGVTAGICAAFNPNSRLDRGIMLGAVAGFTVPSFVLGLLLVLVFSVWLGILPSGGAQHWTNAILPIVTLGVGNAATLARYTRAALLEVLDRPYVRTASAKGVPWRLTILSHALPNAAIPMVTILGFLVGQLIAGAVVVENVFSWPGVGRLLVASVASRDLAVVQCLLFFVAATMIAANIVTDILYSLFDPRLRASTHGGGA; encoded by the coding sequence ATGACGTTCGTGGTCGTAAGACTGGCACGCGCGCTGCTGACCATCCTGATCGTGGTCAGTTTCGCCTTCGTCGTGCTCCGACTGTCTGGCGATCCCGCGCTCGCCATTCTCACCAACGAGGCGCCGCCCGAGGCGTTGCTTGCGTTCCGGCAATCCTGGGGTCTCGACCAGCCTGTTCTGGTTCAGTACCTCACCTATCTTCGCACCATCCTGAGCGGCGATCTTGGCGTGTCGATGCGCGATGGGCGCGATGCGTTCACCGTCGTCGCCGAGCGCATTCCAATCACATTGGCGATAACCATCCCGGCGCTCGTGATCAGCATAGCCATCGGCGTCACCGCAGGCATATGTGCCGCCTTCAATCCCAACAGCCGTCTTGACCGTGGCATCATGCTGGGTGCGGTCGCAGGATTCACGGTTCCGTCTTTCGTTCTCGGGCTGCTGCTCGTTCTGGTGTTTTCCGTATGGCTCGGGATCCTGCCATCCGGCGGTGCGCAGCATTGGACGAATGCGATCCTGCCGATCGTGACGCTTGGCGTCGGCAACGCGGCAACGCTTGCCCGGTACACCCGTGCGGCGCTGCTCGAGGTCCTCGACCGACCCTATGTCCGGACAGCAAGTGCAAAGGGAGTGCCGTGGCGGCTGACGATCCTGAGCCACGCCTTGCCCAACGCTGCCATTCCCATGGTGACAATCCTCGGTTTCCTCGTCGGGCAGCTTATCGCCGGCGCCGTGGTGGTCGAGAACGTGTTCTCCTGGCCAGGTGTCGGTCGCTTGCTCGTGGCGTCGGTGGCGAGCCGTGACCTGGCCGTCGTTCAATGCCTGCTGTTTTTCGTGGCGGCAACGATGATCGCCGCTAACATCGTTACCGACATCCTCTACAGCCTGTTTGACCCGCGTCTTCGCGCTTCTACCCATGGAGGTGGCGCATGA
- a CDS encoding ABC transporter permease → MSDAVKQEEQLGMEPRRLPSASICCAIGWLGLLLALGLFGRWLAPYDHTAIDLLDRLAPPVGFGGSFAHPLGTDELGRDLLSRLLVSIQMSVLIACGATLLGAILGTLLGFLAAHVRGTVEQAILALVDFQATMPFLILALAILAFIGNSLVIFIGLLALHGWERYARIARGLALSANTQGYAGAVWQLGASPARIYLVHILPNVMATLIVSMTIAFPEIVLVESGLSFLGLGVQPPATSLGSMVGNGRDYLATAPWILIIPAATISLMALSVSLVGDWLRDRFERTGLR, encoded by the coding sequence ATGAGCGACGCCGTCAAACAGGAAGAGCAGCTTGGCATGGAGCCGCGGCGCCTTCCTTCCGCGAGCATATGCTGCGCGATTGGATGGCTCGGCCTACTGCTGGCGTTGGGCCTGTTCGGCCGATGGCTGGCGCCCTATGACCACACGGCAATCGATCTGCTCGACCGGCTTGCCCCGCCAGTCGGATTTGGCGGCAGTTTCGCGCATCCCCTGGGAACCGACGAACTCGGTCGCGATCTCCTGTCCCGTCTGCTCGTGTCGATCCAGATGAGTGTGCTGATCGCATGTGGTGCGACGCTGCTGGGTGCGATTCTCGGGACGCTGCTGGGCTTTCTGGCCGCGCATGTGAGGGGGACGGTCGAACAGGCAATCCTGGCGCTGGTCGATTTCCAGGCGACGATGCCGTTCCTCATCCTGGCGCTGGCGATCCTCGCTTTCATCGGCAACTCGCTGGTTATCTTCATAGGACTGCTGGCCCTGCATGGCTGGGAACGCTATGCGCGCATCGCACGCGGCCTTGCTCTCAGTGCCAACACTCAAGGCTATGCGGGGGCGGTCTGGCAGCTCGGAGCAAGTCCGGCACGGATCTACCTTGTCCACATCCTTCCCAATGTCATGGCGACGCTGATCGTGTCGATGACCATTGCGTTTCCCGAGATCGTGCTGGTGGAGAGCGGACTGAGCTTCCTGGGCCTCGGCGTCCAGCCGCCGGCTACGTCGCTTGGCTCCATGGTCGGTAATGGTCGTGACTACCTCGCAACCGCGCCCTGGATCCTGATCATTCCCGCAGCGACCATTTCCCTGATGGCACTGTCTGTATCCCTTGTCGGGGACTGGCTTCGCGATCGGTTCGAAAGGACCGGATTGCGCTAG